The nucleotide window ACGTTCGCAACGCGCTCAATCTTAAGAGTTGGCAGCGAATTGCGGAAGGCGTCGCGGAACTTGCGAGCGACGACGCGGTGCGCGTGATCATCATGCGCGGCGCGACGCCCGAGGCGTTTATTGCCGGCGCGGACATCTCGGAGTTTCCCGCGATGCGCGCGGACGCCGGCCAGGCGCGCGCCTATCGCGATGCGCCGAACAATGCGATCGCCGCGATGGTCGAATGCCGCAAGCCGATCGTCGCGATGATTTCTGGCGTTTGTATCGGCGGCGGCGTGCAGGTTGCGCTCGCCTGCGATATCCGGATTGCCGCGCGCGGCACCCGCATGGGAGTCCCGGCGGCGCGCCTCGGACTGGCGTATCCGCTCGACGGCGTCGTGATGCTGACGCAGACAGTCGGTCCCGCCAACGCGCGCGATATCCTGCTGTCGGCGCGGCTGTTCGACGCTGAAGAGGCGTTGCACATGGGCCTTATCAACCGCCTGGTCGATGGGAATTCGCTCGAGGAAAATGTCCGCGACTACGCGCTCAAGATGGCGACCAACGCGCCACTCACGATGGCGGCGGCCAAGGTCGCGATTCGCGAGAGCCTGAAGGATCGCGAAGAGCGCGATTCGAAGATCGTCTCGACGATGGTCGCGCGATGCTTCGACAGCGACGATTATCGCGAAGGCGTGCGCGCGTTCCTGGAGAAGCGGCGCCCCACTTTTGCCGGTCGCTAAGCCGGTACCATCGCGCCTCAGACCAGCGGATGATTGCGACTGCATGCAGCGCTGAAGCTGCGTCGTGGTCGCGACGAAACCGTGTGTGGACGGCGATGCTGCGCTGGCATCGCGATTGCACTCCACTTCGGACGCGATCAACGCGGCGAGATGTCGGCGATCGAACGATGAAAAAATACTGACAAGGAAGTGAGCCGATGGCCGCTGAAATCAACTTCAATCCGTGGGATCCGTCGTTTCGCGCCTTTCCATATCCGTTCTACAAGCAACTGATCGCGGGGCCGCCGCGATTAATCGATCTGTTCGGCCCGACGGCGCTGATCGCGCGCTTCGCCGACGTAACCGCGGTGTTGAAAGATCAACAGCGATTTTCCAGCACTCAATTGCGCTCGCCCGACATGGTCGCCGAAGGTCCGTTCGCCGGCGCGACCACGATGCTGTTTGCCGATCCGCCGGTGCATACGCGGCTTCGCCGCCTGGTGTCGCGCGACTTCACCCCGCGGCGGATTCGCGAGATGGAACCGCGCATCCGCGAGATCGCGGCCAAGCTGCTCGATGACGTCGAGCGCAAGGGCGAACTCGAGGTGATGGCCGACGTCGCGAATGCGCTGCCGGTGATGGTGATCGCGGAGATGCTCGGAATCCCCAGCGAGTTGTATTCGCAGTTCAAGCACTGGTCGGACGCGGTGATCTCAGGTGGCGCGGTGTTGCCCGGA belongs to Candidatus Binatus sp. and includes:
- a CDS encoding enoyl-CoA hydratase, which produces MKDEKSADPLIVRHEAPLGWLVLNRPHVRNALNLKSWQRIAEGVAELASDDAVRVIIMRGATPEAFIAGADISEFPAMRADAGQARAYRDAPNNAIAAMVECRKPIVAMISGVCIGGGVQVALACDIRIAARGTRMGVPAARLGLAYPLDGVVMLTQTVGPANARDILLSARLFDAEEALHMGLINRLVDGNSLEENVRDYALKMATNAPLTMAAAKVAIRESLKDREERDSKIVSTMVARCFDSDDYREGVRAFLEKRRPTFAGR